In Amaranthus tricolor cultivar Red isolate AtriRed21 chromosome 3, ASM2621246v1, whole genome shotgun sequence, a single window of DNA contains:
- the LOC130807668 gene encoding uncharacterized protein LOC130807668, translating to MAKRIAKKMLVGDASEEYSRVWDYAEAIRRYNPGSTAIVKCIGIETPPPLFQRMYICLPACKEGFVAGCRPIICVDGAHLKGQFPGILLTAVGKDGNNNIFPVAWAVVETENVETWTWFLNLLVEDLKSVSSSSSWVQAGCEDFTFMSDRQKGLIEALNAVIPEAEIRFCCRHIWANFKIKFPGELYKHHFWKAARAYNKFDFDREMNQIKNISVQAYEYLAAIPAKHWSRHAFPIRSKSGMLLNNCCESFNNVLVEARGKPIISLMEWIRRYVMQRSAAKREGLGNFRGVLMPTISKMIEKNSKEIYGLRVIPVDVSEFEVDDDEKSYVVNLTNKTCLCGSWNLLGIPCKHAMACICIRKLDATEFVHQAYLVETYAKTYAPKFYGMPGREMWPTTTLAKPLPPPFRKMPGRPKMKKRKKENDEGKGGNNPVNVVREFKQRRCGNCGNLGHNKRKCKNPAKSNPTGGSQRVEGLKWEILAPAVNKRKPEQQHPLHV from the exons atggctaaaagaattgcaaAGAAAATGTTAGTCggtgatgctagtgaagagtatagcAGGGTGTGGGATTATGCGGAAGCAATAAGGAGGTATAACCCTGGAAGCACTGCAATCGTCAAATGCATCGGAATAGAGACACCTCCACCCTTGTTtcaaaggatgtatatatgtttgCCAGCATGTAAGGAGGGTTTTGTTGCTGGTTGTAGGCCTATTATATGTGTTGATGGGGCGCATTTGAAGGGACAATTTCCTGGGATTTTGCTTACCGCTGTAGGTAAAGATGGGAACAATAACATCTTCCCTGTTGCATGGGCTGTCGTCGAAACAGAAAACGTAGAAACTTGGACTTGGTTTCTAAATCTCCTTGTAGAAGACCTAAAGTCGGTTAGTTCATCAAGTAGTTGGGTGCAAGCAGGATGTGAAGATTTTACCTTCatgagcgataggcaaaag GGTTTGATTGAAGCTTTAAACGCAGTGATTCCTGAAGCCGAAATTAGGTTCTGTTGTAGGCATATATGGGCTAACTTTAAGATTAAGTTCCCTGGAGAGTTGTACAAGCATCACTTTTGGAAAGCAGCAAGAGCTTACAACAAG TTTGattttgatagagaaatgaatcaaataaagaatatttctgttcaagcatatgaatatctaGCTGCTATTCCTGCTAAACACTGGTCTAGGCATGCTTTTCCTATTAGGAGTAAGTCTGGGATGTTGTTAAATAATTGTTGTGAGTCATTTAATAATGTGTTAGTAGAAGCTAGGGGAAAGCCCATCATTTCTCttatggagtggattaggagATATGTGATGCAACGGAGTGCAGCCAAAAGAGAAGGATTGGGTAACTTTAGAGGTGTGTTAATGCCAACAATCtccaaaatgattgaaaaaaattcaaaggaaaTATATGGTTTGAGAGTAATCCCAGTGGATGTGTCTGAGTTTGAGGTGGACGATGATGAAAAAAGTTACGTTGTGAATTTGACCAATAAGACATGCCTCTGTGGAAGTTGGAATCTTCTTGGGATCCCTTGCAAACATGCCATGGCTTGTATTTGTATTAGAAAATTGGATGCTACTGAATTTGTCCATCAAGCGTATCTTGTAGAAACGTATGCAAAGACGTATGCTCCGAAGTTTTATGGTATGCCAGGACGCGAAATGTGGCCGACAACCACTTTAGCAAAacctcttcctccaccatttcgaaagatgcctggaaggcctaaaatgaagaaaagaaaaaaggaaaacgaTGAAGGTAAAGGAGGTAACAATCCTGTAAATGTTGTTCGAGAATTCAAGCAACGAAGATGTGGTAATTGCGGTAACTTAGgccacaacaaaagaaaatgcaagaatccagcaaaatcaaatccaacTGGGGGAAGTCAAagggtggaaggcctaaaatgggaAATCCTTGCACCAGCAGTCAACAAACGCAAACCGGAACAGCAACATCCACTTCATGTATAG
- the LOC130808006 gene encoding receptor-like protein 52 isoform X1 — protein sequence MRILVFFLFIHCLNISFINGGILSEQEALLAIKSAIKDDPFKRLSSWKNTTHHCNWSFVTCSSSSHSPTVISLDFSYLALNGTLSPQIGFLTNLQNLSLYWNDFYGHVPSSLSLLTKLQHLDLSYNSFSGPLPLFVNMSELRCLSLPRNDFSGTILPEFSELQKLQVLDLSSNNLSGVLPYELGFLKWLKTLDLSYNQLHGEIPNSFSLLTNLIHLDLSNNQLHGEIPNSFSLLTNLIHLDLFHNQLHGEIPNSFSLLKNLIFLDLSINQLHGEIPNSFSLLINLTNLILCQNNLQGFIPEFIGDLSKLERLQICGNNFTGSIPHKWETNGKLNYLDVSSNKLSGPIPESLGSCKLLFFLDLSHNQLTGQLPVNIGKLTSLSYLSVANNNLIGKITPQITGYNVTNFKNYSICNLVDIQILDLSYNKFNGEVPHCLGNNSTQLVVLNLQSNNFKGIIPSAFSTCDLLEYVDFTDNQLEGSIPRSLSKCQNLKVLNLRNNKFKDVFPYWLGSLPSLEVLSLPFNKFHEDISNNLSKIATSPFSNLQILDLSNNNFCGKLPFMYIKQFRSMMDMSTTIGSPRYLEDEFGNYNIYMYSIKMIIKGKQLEYKKIITSMSTFDMSNNHFEGEIPHSIGMLRALRNLNLSHNLLTGNIPPSIGNLSLLDGLDLSSNRLIGEIPQELVSLTFLEVFNVSYNQLEGPIPHGNNFDTFLSDSYQGNLELCGAPLLECRNNNVVQSLNNDNVEEKTKLSMWEVVVIGFVSGTIVGLAWGYYILSVGKPFWLFKLLNKMEWALLDFHDHHFSRRSRTRRIKN from the exons atgcgAATTCTTGTTTTCTTCTTGTTTATTCACTGTCTGAATATTAGCTTCATCAATGGCGGAATATTATCAGAACAAGAAGCATTATTAGCTATTAAATCTGCCATTAAAGATGATCCTTTTAAAAGACTATCATCTTGGAAAAACACTACTCACCATTGCAATTGGTCGTTCGTCACTTGTTCTTCGTCTTCTCACTCTCCCACTGTCATTTCCCTAGACTTCTCCTACTTAGCTCTCAATGGTACTCTCTCTCCTCAAATCGGTTTTCTTACAAACCTGCAAAACCTATCTCTCTATTGGAACGATTTTTATGGGCATGTCCcgtcttctctttctctccttacAAAACTCCAACATCTCGACCTTAGCTATAACAGCTTTAGTGGTCCACTCCCTTTATTTGTTAATATGTCGGAGCTTCGGTGCCTTTCCCTTCCTCGGAACGACTTTTCTGGTACAATATTGCCAGAGTTTAGTGAACTTCAAAAGCTTCAAGTTTTGGATCTTTCTAGCAACAATCTTTCGGGAGTACTTCCTTATGAATTAGGATTCTTAAAGTGGTTGAAAACTTTAGATTTATcatataatcaattacatggtgagataccaaattctttttctcttcttacaaatttgattcatttggatttatcaaataatcaattacatggtgagataccaaattctttttctcttcttacaaatttgattcatttggatttattccataatcaattacatggtgagataccaaattctttttctcttcttaaaaatttgatttttttggatttatcaattaatcaattacatggtgagataccaaattctttttctcttcttataaACTTGACGAACTTAATTCTTTGTCAAAACAACTTACAAGGTTTCATACCAGAGTTTATTGGAGATTTATCTAAGTTAGAAAGACTTCAAATTTGCGGAAATAATTTTACAGGAAGTATTCCACATAAGTGGGAGACGAATGGAAAATTGAATTACCTAGATGTTTCTTCAAATAAGCTTAGTGGTCCAATCCCTGAGAGTTTAGGGAGTTGTAAGTTACTTTTTTTTCTAGATTTGTCACATAATCAACTCACGGGTCAGTTACCTGTCAACATTGGAAAGCTTACGAGTCTTAGTTATTTGTCGGTTGCCAACAATAACTTGATTGGAaaaatcacaccacagattacaG GATACAATGTCACGAATTTTAAAAACTATTCTATCTGCAACTTGGTTGATATTCAAATCCTTGATTTATCTTATAACAAGTTTAATGGAGAAGTTCCTCATTGCTTGGGCAATAATAGTACTCAATTAGTTGTATTGAATCtccaatcaaataatttcaagGGCATCATTCCATCAGCATTTTCTACTTGTGATTTATTAGAATATGTAGATTTCACTGACAATCAGTTAGAAGGATCTATACCAAGGTCTTTATCTAAATGTCAAAACTTGAAAGTCCTAAATTTGAGgaacaacaaattcaaagatGTATTCCCCTATTGGTTAGGTAGCCTTCCGTCTTTAGAGGTTCTCAGCCTACCCTTTAATAAATTTCATGAAGATATAAGCAACAATTTATCAAAGATTGCAACATCTCCTTTTTCAAATCTACAAATTCTCGACCTTTCAAACAATAATTTCTGTGGTAAGTTGCCATTCATGTACATCAAACAATTTCGTTCCATGATGGACATGTCTACTACTATAGGAAGTCCAAGGTACTTAGAAGATGAATTTggtaattataatatatatatgtactccATCAAGATGATAATAAAGGGGAAGCAACTGGAATATAAGAAGATAATTACTTCTATGTCAACATTTGATATGTCTAATAATCACTTTGAAGGAGAGATTCCACATTCTATAGGGATGTTGCGAGCACTTCGAAATCTTAATCTCTCGCATAACCTCCTTACAGGAAACATCCCTCCATCCATCGGGAACTTATCATTGTTGGATGGTTTAGACCTATCATCAAATAGGCTTATCGGTGAAATCCCTCAAGAACTTGTTAGTTTAACATTTCTCGAGGTTTTTAATGTTTCATATAATCAACTGGAAGGGCCTATACCCCATGGTAACAATTTTGATACCTTCTTATCTGATTCGTACCAGGGAAATCTTGAATTGTGTGGAGCACCATTACTTGAATGCAGAAACAATAATGTTGTgcaatctttgaacaatgataatgtggaagaaaaaacaaaattatcgATGTGGGAAGTTGTAGTGATTGGATTTGTAAGTGGTACAATAGTTGGTTTGGCTTGGGGGTACTACATATTGTCAGTAGGGAAGCctttttggctttttaaattgttgaacaAGATGGAATGGGCTTTACTTGATTTTCATGACCACCATTTCAGTAGAAGAAGTAGAACAAGAAGAATAAAGAACTAA
- the LOC130808006 gene encoding receptor-like protein 9DC3 isoform X2 — MRILVFFLFIHCLNISFINGGILSEQEALLAIKSAIKDDPFKRLSSWKNTTHHCNWSFVTCSSSSHSPTVISLDFSYLALNGTLSPQIGFLTNLQNLSLYWNDFYGHVPSSLSLLTKLQHLDLSYNSFSGPLPLFVNMSELRCLSLPRNDFSGTILPEFSELQKLQVLDLSSNNLSGVLPYELGFLKWLKTLDLSYNQLHGYNVTNFKNYSICNLVDIQILDLSYNKFNGEVPHCLGNNSTQLVVLNLQSNNFKGIIPSAFSTCDLLEYVDFTDNQLEGSIPRSLSKCQNLKVLNLRNNKFKDVFPYWLGSLPSLEVLSLPFNKFHEDISNNLSKIATSPFSNLQILDLSNNNFCGKLPFMYIKQFRSMMDMSTTIGSPRYLEDEFGNYNIYMYSIKMIIKGKQLEYKKIITSMSTFDMSNNHFEGEIPHSIGMLRALRNLNLSHNLLTGNIPPSIGNLSLLDGLDLSSNRLIGEIPQELVSLTFLEVFNVSYNQLEGPIPHGNNFDTFLSDSYQGNLELCGAPLLECRNNNVVQSLNNDNVEEKTKLSMWEVVVIGFVSGTIVGLAWGYYILSVGKPFWLFKLLNKMEWALLDFHDHHFSRRSRTRRIKN; from the exons atgcgAATTCTTGTTTTCTTCTTGTTTATTCACTGTCTGAATATTAGCTTCATCAATGGCGGAATATTATCAGAACAAGAAGCATTATTAGCTATTAAATCTGCCATTAAAGATGATCCTTTTAAAAGACTATCATCTTGGAAAAACACTACTCACCATTGCAATTGGTCGTTCGTCACTTGTTCTTCGTCTTCTCACTCTCCCACTGTCATTTCCCTAGACTTCTCCTACTTAGCTCTCAATGGTACTCTCTCTCCTCAAATCGGTTTTCTTACAAACCTGCAAAACCTATCTCTCTATTGGAACGATTTTTATGGGCATGTCCcgtcttctctttctctccttacAAAACTCCAACATCTCGACCTTAGCTATAACAGCTTTAGTGGTCCACTCCCTTTATTTGTTAATATGTCGGAGCTTCGGTGCCTTTCCCTTCCTCGGAACGACTTTTCTGGTACAATATTGCCAGAGTTTAGTGAACTTCAAAAGCTTCAAGTTTTGGATCTTTCTAGCAACAATCTTTCGGGAGTACTTCCTTATGAATTAGGATTCTTAAAGTGGTTGAAAACTTTAGATTTATcatataatcaattacatg GATACAATGTCACGAATTTTAAAAACTATTCTATCTGCAACTTGGTTGATATTCAAATCCTTGATTTATCTTATAACAAGTTTAATGGAGAAGTTCCTCATTGCTTGGGCAATAATAGTACTCAATTAGTTGTATTGAATCtccaatcaaataatttcaagGGCATCATTCCATCAGCATTTTCTACTTGTGATTTATTAGAATATGTAGATTTCACTGACAATCAGTTAGAAGGATCTATACCAAGGTCTTTATCTAAATGTCAAAACTTGAAAGTCCTAAATTTGAGgaacaacaaattcaaagatGTATTCCCCTATTGGTTAGGTAGCCTTCCGTCTTTAGAGGTTCTCAGCCTACCCTTTAATAAATTTCATGAAGATATAAGCAACAATTTATCAAAGATTGCAACATCTCCTTTTTCAAATCTACAAATTCTCGACCTTTCAAACAATAATTTCTGTGGTAAGTTGCCATTCATGTACATCAAACAATTTCGTTCCATGATGGACATGTCTACTACTATAGGAAGTCCAAGGTACTTAGAAGATGAATTTggtaattataatatatatatgtactccATCAAGATGATAATAAAGGGGAAGCAACTGGAATATAAGAAGATAATTACTTCTATGTCAACATTTGATATGTCTAATAATCACTTTGAAGGAGAGATTCCACATTCTATAGGGATGTTGCGAGCACTTCGAAATCTTAATCTCTCGCATAACCTCCTTACAGGAAACATCCCTCCATCCATCGGGAACTTATCATTGTTGGATGGTTTAGACCTATCATCAAATAGGCTTATCGGTGAAATCCCTCAAGAACTTGTTAGTTTAACATTTCTCGAGGTTTTTAATGTTTCATATAATCAACTGGAAGGGCCTATACCCCATGGTAACAATTTTGATACCTTCTTATCTGATTCGTACCAGGGAAATCTTGAATTGTGTGGAGCACCATTACTTGAATGCAGAAACAATAATGTTGTgcaatctttgaacaatgataatgtggaagaaaaaacaaaattatcgATGTGGGAAGTTGTAGTGATTGGATTTGTAAGTGGTACAATAGTTGGTTTGGCTTGGGGGTACTACATATTGTCAGTAGGGAAGCctttttggctttttaaattgttgaacaAGATGGAATGGGCTTTACTTGATTTTCATGACCACCATTTCAGTAGAAGAAGTAGAACAAGAAGAATAAAGAACTAA